One Dysidea avara chromosome 7, odDysAvar1.4, whole genome shotgun sequence genomic region harbors:
- the LOC136262315 gene encoding F-box only protein 47-like: protein MAALACVTNTHYLRLSKQRKRRLSQVVDASEAARKEAKRSRVKPSKSPLGLFLLLPCEMQYMVLEEMDLKSLIALSLTSRQIMSLVENYSVSTIGWKAILANLSSPEDFRQLGILQRLTGSFYSSKKKLKTAKLVLEKLDTTHRTMCEVNGCPYSYKCFGELFSVFINGWAECDKKRAFTLVYTIANVKERLDRVLSSPATFLSHEADVRALLRSLFLEKSSCENDYGFWLTMILKPLPLTYQSQVLYILTAPTDSNGFVSWTQECGCSTLQHESCTVHFTELSRALMILYSDRSEWSEDDIISIIDEMTSYPNEWCLENVARLLKGCGPEICKEMFGNRVINGRLSEACIMAYYLAQVCVSSQDETSTHTTCWFIDVLQHVISLLPAKDKSKFAAMFMNTWSDYLSALFEDNAEDLDEADRSDYRHEFNSGITSLTKLSAVLMCMALEA, encoded by the exons ATGGCTGCGTTAGCTTGCGTGACGAATACCCACTACCTTCGCTTGTCAAAGCAGCGGAAGAGAAGACTGAGTCAAGTGGTAGACGCCAGTGAGGCTGCTAGAAAGGAAGCCAAGCGTTCACGCGTCAAACCCAGCAAGTCTCCCCTGGGGTTATTTTTACTCCTACCATGTGAGATGCAGTACATGGTCCTGGAGGAGATGGACTTGAAGTCGCTTATTGCTTTGAGCTTGACCTCGAGACAAATAATGTCACTAGTGGAGAACTACTCTGTATCTACAATAGGCTGGAAGGCCATTCTTGCTAACTTGTCATCTCCAGAAGATTTCAGACAGCTGGGAATACTGCAGAGATTAACTGGTAGTTTCTACtccagcaagaagaagttaaaGACTGCAAAACTAGTCCTGGAAAAG TTGGACACCACACACAGGACAATGTGTGAGGTTAATGGATGCCCTTATTCGTACAAGTGTTTTGGAGAATTGTTCAGTGTGTTTATTAATGGCTGGGCTGAGTGTGATAAGAAAAGAGCATTCACCTTGGTCTACACCATTGCTAACGTCAAGGAGAGGCTTGATAGAGTGTTGTCTTCACCTGCAACATTCTTATCTCATGAAGCTGATGTGAGGGCCTTACTGAGGAGTTTGTTCTTGGAGAAGAGTTCCTGTGAAAATGACTATGGCTTCTGGCTAACTATGATACTCAAACCATTACCACTGACTTATCAGTCACAAGTGCTCTATATCCTAACTGCTCCGACAGATTCGAATG GGTTTGTGTCATGGACACAGGAGTGTGGTTGTTCCACACTACAACACGAAAGTTGTACAGTACACTTCACTGAACTATCCCGAGCTCTGATGATACTATATAGTGATCGTTCAGAATGGAGTGAAGATGATATTATTAGCATTATTGATGAGATGACCA GTTATCCCAATGAATGGTGTTTAGAAAATGTTGCTCGGCTCTTGAAGGGTTGTGGTCCTGAAATATGTAAAGAGATGTTTGGTAATCGTGTGATCAATGGTCGCTTGTCGGAGGCCTGCATCATGGCATACTACTTGGCACAAGTGTGTGTCAGCTCTCAGGATGAGACCAGTACACACACCACCTGTTGGTTCATTGATGTGTTACAACATGTCATATCACTACTACCAGCTAAAGATAAGAGCAAATTTGCTGCAATGTTTATGAACACATGGAGTGATTACCTGTCAGCTTTATTTGAAGATAATGCTGAAGATTTAGATGAAGCAGATAGGTCTGATTATCGGCATGAATTCAACTCTGGAATAACATCACTTACTAAATTATCAGCTGTGCTCATGTGTATGGCTTTAGAAGCCTGA